The proteins below come from a single Cryptococcus gattii WM276 chromosome D, complete sequence genomic window:
- a CDS encoding Protein-tyrosine-phosphatase, putative (Hypothetical Protein), which yields MGIDCRWPPSLLSNWTTCHHSLSLALFSNRKPNRRRRHDGGRPTYAIQPNYCPMTNPANVEWKELKRSCYYTQPSSVRSPPGRPVGRAFISFAAPQLSLVRRLLAIRLFPTTPSSYTIHASYASPLTIFLSPTHLPSPAFQHPITPFQADKRTEKNHHSRVYIWSSFFIDTITHTNIPSFASPALTADVMNRQAPPTLSNFPSASEPRSPPPADPLSPSPAQSPTASSPFRSPGRPSPARRSSSGFSLPLQQPNPLTSANTGFSTPWAALAASSGAPTPSIEGPMGRNSPHLRSPFERLNIDGGGNSSSMPRDESPRIQFGESLASPFEGQFRHSASAASLPLSNKQMSTGTGPPVRGGLSAETLMRYKAIATGAGKPDIGGESAPLAAARKKNSLPTKLSSTTLGSSTPHSTKSPSPLASSVSGSQSPGGMKPQMIAPVDLAKLLRNSTTLVLDVRPPSSFQSSHIPSSHSLPIPSTLLRRPAFTLDKLTQMLSPHSMQEVSKWQEKSDIVLVDADSGSVPDGGVLDGLAGKFGREGYTGRLWFVKGGHAAMKLSGALALVSDDDEEPQPQQGAAGVGAQKGLMAESTTGSKSSGRQPPPKGLIIPPTPSLNFQSNPFGSSFPMTTVISERPTALRRLGDAPATTNSIADPTQAKFQPANPFFDNIRQNLELSHGGITERIPLNLPESVKERADQFPDWLRDLVTMPEQDSMDKLAHQFYQLELHEQKRLQAIMEWHTKGSGALLQPDVGYEGQTSGGASEKKNWEWAIQRESDMEELKRLMNWEQGIKNIEYFPFSITAGVERGTKNRYKNIWPYDFSRVRLNSPPDKDSDYINASYIQPRGTSRRYIATQGPLDATYRDFWTLVWEQNVRIIVMITKQFEGGLIKCGNYWGEERYGHIKLQLVSQSGGEDNALPAANSGFDFGTAGATPKSSTFPRGSDSNIKRVFLVSRDDKPDQPPRKVVQLQCIGWPDFDVPEKPDILLKLIQEVNDAACEARPEGCYRKADEPPVLVHCSAGVGRTGSFIVVDAILDGLRRDLCQRSAPEAQSVDEPACVPEAISPQHSSSAPPVTTLSTVASTEPVCQSFNLGDPNGSVAPQLSTSPGTMPTPPEHQVAPNLSFPSKERSSDETMEVDLLKATNSVDHRFMQYRMASVGTSVSSGSDTRRPSLASAQTSSDRISSESIPGRLSDPHLITSSNRCRREPSPLSAMRDPVSCVLEGMRVQRMSLVQTLRQYLFVHRAIIYQYLHMLDHDQAKERPNPSPLQKHAPSFGSSVSGSAIGSLGSLGSFGSIPTTNSASGGSYTDSLSTNSHGDLTKGGTDEDSHTKRRASPTELHPDVVLGGEGGSELSKRPSFKKMKPGTTSGRMGRKSSAMWKGMEKEAVAEEAVVEELKD from the exons ATGGGGATTGATTGCCGCTGGCCgccttcccttctttccaaCTGGACGACTTGTCATCATTCATTGTCGCTCGCCCTTTTCTCGAATCGCAAGCCGAACCGCCGTAGACGTCATGATGGCGGACGACCAACTTACGCGATTCAGCCAAATTACTGCCCAATGACAAACCCTGCTAATGTCGAGTGGAAGGAGCTGAAACGAAG CTGTTACTACACCCAGCCATCATCAGTCAGATCACCACCAGGCCGGCCAGTCGGTCGAGCATTCATTTCATTTGCCGCTCCCCAATTAAGTCTTGTTCGTCGACTATTGGCCATTCGTTTGTTCCCGACCACACCATCGTCGTACACCATACACGCTAGCTACGCTTCCCCACTCACCATTTTCCTTTCTCCGACACACTTACCTTCACCAGCCTTCCAACATCCGATCACTCCTTTCCAGGCCGACAAAAGAACTGAAAAAAATCACCATTCTCGAGTTTACATATGGTCATCTTTTTTCATCGATACGATCACGCACACCAATATCCCTTCTTTTGCTTCACCAGCTTTAACGGCTGACGTTATGAATCGACAAGCGCCCCCAACCTTGTCAAATTTTCCATCTGCATCTGAACCTCGCAGTCCGCCGCCTGCCGACCCTCTCTCGCCTTCGCCGGCACAATCACCTACCGCCTCCTCACCTTTTCGTTCCCCAGGCCGTCCGTCTCCTGCACGCAGATCATCGTCCGGCTTCTCCTTACCGCTTCAGCAACCAAATCCTTTAACATCTGCGAATACCGGGTTTAGCACCCCTTGGGCTGCTTTGGCTGCTTCATCGGGTGCACCCACTCCATCAATTGAAGGTCCGATGGGAAGGAATAGCCCTCATCTTAGATCTCCATTCGAAAGGCTTAACATTGATGGTGGTggcaacagcagcagcatGCCACGGGATGAGAGTCCGAGAATACAGTTTGGAGAGTCATTGGCATCTCCATTCGAAGGGCAGTTTAGGCATTCAGCATCGGCAGCGTCTTTGCCACTAAGTAATAAGCAGATGTCGACCGGCACAGGACCTCCCGTTCGAGGAGGATTGAGTGCAGAGACACTTATGCGGTATAAGGCTATAGCCACAGGTGCTGGCAAACCAGATATCGGCGGTGAATCGGCCCCTTTGGCGGCTGCTAGAAAAAAGAATTCTCTCCCTACAAAGCTTTCCTCAACAACTCTCGGCTCGTCAACCCCGCACTCAACCAAATCTCCAAGTCCTCTGGCGTCAAGCGTTAGCGGTTCTCAGTCCCCTGGTGGCATGAAGCCGCAGATGATTGCACCCGTTGACCTAGCCAAACTTTTACGCAACTCTACTACCCTCGTTCTTGATGTACGACCTCCTTCGTCATTTCAGTCATCGCATATTCCCTCTTCGCATTCGCTCCCGATTCCCTCTACCCTTCTCCGACGTCCAGCTTTCACATTGGATAAACTCACACAGATGCTTTCACCACATTCAATGCAAGAAGTGTCGAAGTGGCAAGAAAAGAGTGATATTGTCTTGGTTGATGCCGACAGTGGTAGCGTTCCAGACGGTGGAGTATTGGATGGACTTGCTGGGAAATTCGGAAGAGAAGGCTATACGGGTAGACTGTGGTTCGTCAAGGGAGGTCACGCTGCAATGAAGTTGAGCGGTGCTTTGGCCCTGGTGTCAGACGACGATGAAGAGCCACAGCCTCAACAAGGCGCGGCCGGTGTGGGTGCTCAAAAAGGTTTAATGGCAG AGTCGACGACCGGAAGCAAGTCGTCAGGACGCCAGCCGCCTCCTAAGGGTCTCATTATCCCTCCCACCCCTTCTTTGAATTTCCAATCCAACCCGTTTggttcttcctttcctATGACTACTGTTATTAGCGAACGTCCAACCGCTTTGCGTCGACTTGGTGATGCACCGGCCACAACAAACAGCATAGCAGACCCCACACAGGCAAAGTTCCAACCGGCAAATCCCTTCTTCGACAACATCCGTCAAAATCTCGAGTTATCCCACGGTGGCATCACTGAAAGAATTCCGCTTAATTTACCCGAATCTGTAAAGGAACGAGCTGATCAATTCCCTGATTGGTTGCGTGACCTGGTGACTATGCCAGAGCAGGACAGTATGGATAAGCTCGCTCACCAATTTTACCAATTGGAGCTGCATGAACAGAAGCGCCTGCAGGCTATTATGGAGTGGCATACCAAAGGTTCTGGAGCTCTTCTGCAACCAGATGTAGGGTATGAGGGGCAAACTTCCGGGGGTGCTagtgagaagaagaattgGGAATGGGCTATACAGCGAGAAAGCGATATGGAAGAGTTGAAAAGGTTGATGAACTGGGAACAAGGAATTAAGAATATCGAGTATTTCCCATTCTCCATTACCGCAGGTGTTGAGAGGGGTACTAAAAATAG ATACAAGAATATCTGGCCCTACGATTTCTCTCGTGTTCGTCTCAACTCTCCACCTGATAAAGATTCTGATTACATCAACGCATCCTATATTCAACCTCGAGGCACTTCTCGACGATATATCGCTACTCAAGGTCCACTAGATGCCACATATCGAGATTTTTGGACCCTTGTCTGGGAACAGAATGTTAGGATAATTGTCATGATTACGAAACAATTCGAAGGCGGATTGATCAAGTGCGGTAATTACTGGGGCGAGGAACGCTATGGACATATAAAGTTGCAGTTGGTCAGCCAGTCTGGAGGGGAAGATAATGCGCTTCCGGCCGCGAACTCTGGGTTTGATTTTGGAACAGCAGGAGCGACCCCGAAGTCTTCCACATTCCCTCGAGGAAGTGACTCAAACATCAAACGGGTATTCCTCGTTTCCCGCGATGACAAGCCTGATCAGCCACCAAGAAAGGTCGTACAACTTCAGTGCATTGGCTGGCCGGACTTTGATGTGCCGGAGAAGCCGGATATTTTGCTCAAGTTGATCCAGGAAGTCAACGATGCGGCATGCGAGGCCAGACCAGAAGGTTGTTACAGGAAAGCTGACGAGCCACCGGTTTTAGTACATT GCTCAGCTGGTGTTGGAAGGACAGGAAGTTTCATCGTGGTAGACGCTATCTTGGATGGCCTTCGCCGAGACCTTTGTCAGCGTAGTGCCCCCGAAGCTCAATCTGTAGATGAACCTGCATGTGTTCCCGAAGCCATATCCCCACAGCATTCTAGCTCTGCACCTCCTGTGACTACGCTTTCAACAGTGGCCTCGACTGAACCTGTTTGTCAATCGTTTAACTTGGGTGATCCTAATGGTTCCGTTGCTCCTCAGCTTTCGACATCTCCTGGTACGATGCCTACTCCGCCAGAGCATCAAGTCGCTCCCAACCTTTCCTTCCCATCCAAGGAGCGGAGCAGTGATGAAACGATGGAGGTCGACCTTCTCAAGGCCACTAATAGCGTCGATCATAGGTTTATGCAGTACAGGATGGCGTCTGTTGGTACGAGCGTCTCGAGCGGTAGCGATACAAGAAGGCCCAGTCTAGCGTCTGCACAGACGTCGTCTGATCGAATTTCTTCTGAGTC GATACCCGGTCGCTTATCTGATCCTCATCTCATTACTTCCTCCAATCGATGTCGGCGCGAACCTTCTCCACTTTCTGCGATGCGTGACCCCGTGTCGTGTGTCCTTGAAGGTATGCGCGTCCAGCGTATGTCCCTTGTGCAAACATTACGGCAATATTTGTTTGTGCATCGAGCCATCATATACCAGTATCTCCATATGCTTGATCATGACCAAGCTAAAGAACGGCCCAATCCCTCTCCTTTACAGAAACATGCCCCTTCTTTTGGCTCATCCGTTTCTGGTTCGGCGATTGGGTCACTCGGTTCACTGGGGTCATTCGGGTCAATACCCACCACGAACTCGGCTTCCGGCGGATCTTACACCGACTCTCTTAGCACAAACTCTCACGGTGATCTCACAAAAGGAGGTACCGACGAAGACTCACATACGAAACGTCGAGCCAGTCCAACCGAACTTCATCCTGATGTGGTATTAGGGGGGGAAGGAGGATCCGAGCTGTCCAAACGACCGAGTTTTAAGAAAATGAAGCCGGGGACTACTAGCGGACGAATGGGAAGGAAATCAAGCGCAATGTGGAAGGgaatggagaaggaagctgTGGCTGAGGAAGCAGTGGTGGAGGAACTAAAAGATTAA
- a CDS encoding membrane fraction protein, putative (Similar to TIGR gene model, INSD accession AAW46495.1), which translates to MSSCCGGNNSNGCCKSKIQQAPTAAVPLLRGNKSSNADSSLSSNNGASYGAVWSIDNAAHVHSANRTQQLQEVLGDVQPLGSKCGAHESGGQCCKELKGDDERHLISPEIVRDVIIGLSDGLTVPFALTAGLSSLGSSSLVVTGGLAELCAGAISMGLGGYLASQAELDHFHYLRRQTQARVLRSCAGEMEREIHSILGPLGVKEPLSRLVAEDLRSVEDEIYGPPGAQGSEGFMQGTDVVSESGNKKWGLLNWRIKKTEEEDGGVCGNQEMGMTAFLLKFGEGMEEVPVSRLYVSALTIGLSYFIGGLIPLIPYMATSTAEVGLLYSAIVTSIILFIFGGFKTYFTGATGGWYGYAYGAVSTMIVGGFAAGAAFGLVKALDV; encoded by the exons ATGTCTTCCTGCTGTGGCGGTAACAATTCCAATGGCTGCTGCAAGTCAAAGATCCAACAAGCACCAACTGCGGCAGTCCCTCTCCTTCGTGGCAACAAGAGCTCCAATGCCGACTCTTCATTAAGCTCCAATAACGGCGCCAGCTACGGTGCCGTCTGGTCGATCGACAATGCTGCTCATGTTCATTCCGCAAACAGAACACAACAGCTCCAGGAAGTCTTGGGAGATGTCCAGCCGCTAGGAAGCAAGTGTGGTGCCCACGAAAGTGGCGGTCAGTGTT GTAAGGAACTGAAgggagatgatgagagACATTTGATCAGCCCTGAAATCGTTCGTGATGT TATTATTGGCCTTTCCGATGGTCTTACAGTCCCATTCGCTCTCACTGCCGgtctttcttctcttggTAGCTCTTCTCTCGTAGTGACTGGTGGTCTCGCCGAACTCTGCGCTGGTGCTATCTCTATGGGTCTTGGTGGATACC TTGCATCCCAAGCTGAGCTTGATCATTTCCACTATCTTCGACGACAAACACAGGCTCGCGTCCTTCGATCCTGTGCTGGAGAGATGGAGCGTGAAATCCACTCTATCCTGGGCCCACTTGGCGTCAAGGAGCCTCTCTCCAGACTTGTGGCCGAGGATCTCCGATCTGTTGAGGATGAAATCTACGGCCCTCCAGGTGCTCAAGGATCCGAGGGTTTTATGCAAGGGACCGACGTCGTCTCTGAGAGTGGAAATAAGAAGTGGGGATTGCTTAACTGGAGAATAAAGAAGAccgaggaagaggatggcGGAGTGTGTGGCAACCAAGAAATGGGTATGACTGCATTCTTGCTCAAATTTGGTGAAGGCATGG AGGAAGTTCCCGTTTCTCGGCTGTATGTTTCCGCCCTTACTATCGGCCTCTCTTACTTCATCGGCGGCCTTATCCCCCTCATCCCTTACATGGCTACGTCTACGGCCGAAGTCGGTCTTCTTTACTCTGCCATTGTCACTTCTATCatccttttcatcttcgGAGGTTTCAAGACTTACTTCACCGGCGCCACTGGTGGATGGTACGGTTACGCCTACGGCGCTGTCAGTACTATGATTGTCGGTGGCTTCGCTGCTGGTGCCGCGTTTGGGTTGGTCAAGGCCCTGGACGTGTAG
- a CDS encoding Hypothetical Protein (Similar to TIGR gene model, XP_568013.1) — protein MSCPPTPNRIHHLPVRVSYYIPSSSQTYSTIFPSLQQVYIHPQSAGGDDETWGSIYLKTVVKGVLAASPELHPAYPGTSDLSLYVLDPRETYFRRARASSIHHGNTDTAGSEVWTGKGLVSWSLAEHGQGKNLIAGRLERDSAFTTVIRTQGMSALEALMAADQMGDAGEESWGIDISVGLNMGLGAPGGFARARANSPAVQRRRSGSEREEREHITSAYPRQQKRASVPSTPQTFNIQEELPAHPSSSSYSHDLSFRPNHNINHASSPIDPPRARGRPAKSVSTGGRPRKIPASSHASSASIDGADPRQHPASSQRPYEIPLPSSEGSSVYDALSSIPENILARPESLTREQAQRLLASPAFIDMLGKITGTSIPTGKPNANNKRPRDGEEVEVQPPKRKRGRPTKAEKAAKEAQEAAARLAEAVKQKAEAVHGPQEDSRNPVCWNCGRTKSAIWRTKVMENGQSVRVCNACGLYWNKLGTMRPPNLWADGDDDRRSERAQSTFSEAPSEHGPAHRVDKPLARAQESFKRTLSAAVEQDARRMATRHKGRSFTSPNKHSKLGPMTSPPRGSASATKTLKQGRHTAASSPGGFAEAMHSSFESEVNEASPEDDDESPHFRARPAPHPHRLTRNPPSNTDTRTLDLPLSDDGLGSGAPHGSNEWNDEVSAFFDVEGFSMSTMVQPEIPEYSRHHHGQQVIQGSKHGAHRSNPIHVTSSSVMENEHVSTDSTLEEDTVLSQLFNRTSSIAGPGSSPSGFDFSQLPPSSPPMSILSSDALPHSALLLSSPVKKSTPSVSGQTPSASGLTPVDGNRLPQSSSKLRHSVNVGDGQAGGNGDAQQLDFEGIQRMFNFMSHPGDVSQKNTPAGTNHTPLSTFEDPQYGVLNELIDGLGGGASGMKMSIGGEVVNGGDGETSSASAVLAEGNGEDLFASFLDGGAFV, from the exons ATGTCATGCCCACCCACTCCCAACCGCATTCACCATCTACCAG TCCGCGTCTCCTACTacatcccttcttcctcacaGACCTACTCGACAATATTTCCATCATTGCAGCAAGTATACATACATCCTCAATCTGCTGGTGGAGACGACGAGACATGGGGATCCATATACTTAAAGACTGTGGTAAAGGGAGTTCTGGCTGCCAG TCCTGAATTACATCCTGCCTATCCTGGAACGTCCGACTTATCTCTCTATGTGCTTGATCCTCGCGAAACATACTTTCGTCGTGCACGCGCCAGCTCAATTCACCACGGCAACACTGACACGGCTGGTAGCGAAGTATGGACAGGCAAAGGTCTCGTTTCTTGGAGTCTTGCTGAACATGGCCAAGGCAAAAATCTGATCGCCGGCCGGCTAGAACGAGACTCAGCGTTTACCACAGTGATTAGAACGCAGGGGATGTCTGCTCTTGAAGCTTTGATGGCGGCAGACCAGATGGGTGATGCAGGTGAAGAGAGCTGGGGTATTGACATTTCCGTGGGCTTGAACATGGGGTTAGGTGCGCCTGGAGGATTCGCACGTGCACGTGCCAATTCGCCGGCAGTGCAGAGGAGGCGATCTGGTTcagaaagagaagaaagggaaCATATTACATCCGCCTATCCCAGACAACAAAAACGGGCGTCAGTCCCATCTACACCGCAAACTTTCAACATCCAAGAAGAACTTCCCGCccatccatcatcatcttcttaCTCCCACGACCTATCCTTTAGACCCAACCACAATATCAACCACGCAAGCTCCCCCATCGACCCCCCTCGGGCTCGTGGTAGACCAGCCAAATCTGTTAGTACCGGGGGTCGTCCTCGTAAAATCCCTGCTTCGTCACACGCTTCTTCCGCCTCTATCGATGGTGCCGACCCAAGACAACATCCTGCATCTAGTCAACGGCCATATGAAATCCCTCTTCCGTCTTCTGAAGGCTCTAGTGTCTACGATGCCCTATCTTCCATTCCCGAAAATATCCTAGCACGTCCCGAGTCACTCACACGCGAGCAAGCCCAAAGGCTACTGGCAAGTCCCGCATTCATTGATATGCTTGGTAAAATCACCGGCACCTCCATTCCTACGGGCAAGCCCAATGCCAACAACAAACGTCCtagagatggagaggaggtCGAGGTCCAACCTCCAAAGCGAAAGAGAGGACGGCCAACCAAGGCTGAAAAGGCGGCAAAAGAGGCTCAAGAAGCGGCTGCAAGATTGGCAGAAGCCGTCAAACAAAAGGCCGAAGCTGTCCATGGTCCACAAGAGGACTCGAGAAACCCGGTATGCTGGAATTGCGGCAGAACGAAATCTGCTATCTGGAGAACCAAGGTGATGGAAAATGGGCAAAGTGTGAGAGTGTGCAATG CTTGTGGTCTTTATTGGAACAAGCTTGGGACTATGAGACCTCCCAATCTTTGGGCAGACGGCGATGATGATCGTCGAAGTGAACGCGCCCAAAGTACCTTCTCTGAGGCACCGTCAGAACATGGGCCAGCGCATCGAGTAGATAAACCGCTTGCTCGTGCCCAAGAGTCATTCAAGCGGACATTGTCCGCGGCGGTCGAACAGGATGCTAGACGTATGGCCACTCGCCACAAGGGTCGTTCGTTTACTTCCCCCAACAAGCATTCAAAACTTGGCCCAATGACGTCCCCGCCTCGTGGGTCTGCTTCTGCTACAAAAACGTTAAAGCAGGGCAGACACACTGCGGCCAGTTCGCCTGGGGGCTTCGCGGAGGCGATGCACAGTTCATTCGAGTCGGAAGTTAATGAAGCTAGCCCTGAGGATGACGACGAATCGCCTCATTTCCGTGCCCGCCCTGCTCCTCATCCCCATCGCCTTACTCGTAACCCGCCTTCTAACACTGATACCCGGACGCTCGACCTTCCGCTCAGCGACGACGGTTTAGGCAGTGGCGCGCCCCATGGCAGCAATGAATGGAATGACGAAGTCTCTGCATTTTTCGATGTGGAGGGCTTCTCAATGTCTACTATGGTCCAGCCTGAAATTCCAGAATACAGTCGTCATCACCATGGTCAACAGGTTATCCAAGGATCGAAGCATGGCGCCCACCGCTCAAATCCTATCCACGTAACTTCTTCGTCGGTGATGGAGAATGAGCATGTTAGCACGGATTCTACTCTAGAGGAAGATACAGTACTTTCACAGTTATTCAACCGCACCTCTTCCATTGCAGGCCCGGGGTCCTCTCCTTCAGGTTTTGACTTTTCCCAGTTACCACCCTCTTCGCCGCCCATGTCTATCCTGAGTTCAGATGCTCTTCCCCATTCTGCGCTCCTTTTGTCGAGCCCTGTAAAGAAGAGCACTCCTAGTGTATCCGGACAGACGCCCAGCGCGTCTGGCTTGACCCCTGTTGATGGCAACCGGTTGCCTCAAAGCAGCTCCAAGCTGAGACACTCTGTCAATGTGGGTGACGGTCAGGCTGGTGGAAACGGTGATGCACAGCAGCTGGACTTTGAGGGTATTCAGAGGATGTTCAATTTCATGTCTCATCCCGGTGACGTCTCGCAGAAAAATACGCCTGCCGGTACAAATCATACCCCTCTTTCGACGTTTGAAGACCCCCAATACGGTGTTTTGAATGAGTTGATTGATGGCCTCGGCGGAGGTGCATCCGGGATGAAGATGAGTATTGGAGGAGAGGTGGTTAATGGAGGAGACGGCGAAACCAGCAGTGCGAGTGCAGTGTTGGCGGAGGGAAATGGGGAAGACCTCTTTGCGTCATTCTTGGATGGAGGAGCGTTTGTGTGA